The Pungitius pungitius chromosome 8, fPunPun2.1, whole genome shotgun sequence genome has a window encoding:
- the aspn gene encoding asporin, translating to MRVFLLLCLLALGNAKPHHSINALDFVRNYDIMMADSSDEDEDDDNDDDDDDKNDDDDDGYEDNCPAGCRCSPRVVQCSDQGEISVPGKIPEDTVILDLQNNYITEIKENDFKGLNKLYGLFLINNKISKIHPKAFRDMAHLRLLYLSYNLLTEIPANLPPNVIELRFHENKINRIQKDAFKGLRKLHVLELGANPLANSGIELGAFNGVSSLYVGITEAKLTAVPKDLPSSITELSLDYNKIAKVEIEDFIRYKNLQRVGLGFNQIKYVENGSFASTPGVREIRLENNRLKRVPPNLSSLRYLQVIYLHGNKISDVGINDFCPVPGGVKKNPYTGISLFANPVKYWDVQPAAFRCVSGRRGVQLGNFRK from the exons ATGAGGGTCTTCCTCCTGCTTTGCCTGCTGGCGCTCGGCAACGCCAAACCCCACCACTCAATCAACGCCTTGGACTTTGTGAGAAACTACGACATCATGATGGCGGATTCGAGCGATGAGGACGAAGATGACGAcaatgatgacgacgacgatgacaaaaatgatgacgacgacgacggttATGAGGACAACTGTCCGGCCGGCTGCCGCTGCTCGCCCCGGGTGGTGCAGTGCTCCGACCAGG GTGAGATCTCTGTTCCAGGGAAGATCCCTGAAGACACCGTGATACTCGACCTCCAAAACAACTACATCACCGAGATCAAGGAGAACGACTTCAAAGGCCTCAACAAGCTTTAT GGCCTGTTTCTGATCAACAACAAGATCTCCAAGATCCACCCCAAGGCCTTCAGAGACATGGCCCACCTCAGACTGCTGTACCTCTCCTACAACCTGCTCACAGAAATCCCCGCCAACCTGCCTCCCAACGTCATCGAGCTGCGCTTCCACGAAAACAAGATCAACCGGATCCAGAAGGATGCGTTCAAAGGCCTGAGGAAACTCCACGTGCTGG AGCTGGGAGCCAACCCTCTGGCCAACAGTGGGATCGAACTGGGAGCTTTCAACGGGGTGTCGTCCCTGTACGTCGGCATAACCGAGGCCAAACTGACCGCCGTGCCAAAAG ACCTCCCGTCCTCCATCACAGAGCTGAGCCTGGACTACAACAAGATCGCTAAGGTGGAAATAGAAGACTTCATCAGATACAAAAACCTGCAGAG GGTAGGACTCGGCTTCAACCAGATCAAGTACGTGGAAAACGGAAGCTTCGCCAGCACGCCGGGCGTCCGTGAGATCCGCCTGGAGAACAACCGTCTGAAAAGGGTTCCGCCAAACCTCAGCTCCCTGCGCTACCtccag GTGATTTATCTTCACGGCAACAAAATCAGCGACGTGGGCATCAACGACTTCTGTCCCGTGCCGGGCGGCGTGAAGAAGAACCCGTACACGGGCATCAGCCTGTTCGCCAATCCCGTCAAGTACTGGGACGTCCAGCCCGCCGCCTTCCGCTGCGTGAGCGGGCGGCGGGGCGTCCAGCTGGGGAACTTCAGGAAGTAG
- the ecm2 gene encoding extracellular matrix protein 2 isoform X1, translating to MRCWLVAGGLWLLVVVTVSSGQTGNGPRNQEGETPRKKGKRDGQGPLRAKAGRSRPLKIRLVPGPGLPVEPGENQAKPRVMKPYENLQEQHSSYNIIPGKQGHCVFQGLTMFHQAVWAPKPCVTCVCSGGRVVCDEITCPTMHCHFPFTPAGECCPVCMESDPDLSLDLSGDSPVPNDPSDHMTPLTQEEIQRILWREEEEHREEEERLNKKDEARKKRRKQRKEKAEKQRKIVEGKRREEEEALRLQVEKEEEEWRRHMEEEERRRQDEEDSRRKEAAEKEAREEERKLEEERWRHEEMLREELLGLVEEEEEKQEKAEEVWLRGDVFEMPPKEPEELEHLPAPIPQPPAATEGELKEMEEAEEEEKVGLHNRGGLPPGCDISDVTLTCDHAKLTYFPPLSIPELKSLSLEGNNISSIPAEAFNGIPNLEWINLKKNQLTSNSIDVKAFKTLKMLTRLYLDGNLLEATPTDLPPTLQELKISENRLRTIDENSFHGLSSLVILELEGNLLSEGHVDPLAFAPLVQLSFLRLGRNHFRTVPQGLPASLLELYLENNLIEEISEAAFNQTQSLNVVSLRHNRLDENRIAPLAWINHRNLESIDLSHNDIYLVPSYLPRSLVHLVLVGNKIERIPGFVFAHMDPGIEYLYLSYNRLDGEGIEPESFFGSYQSMVELCLDHNQLVSIPSGINEMTSLHFLRLNDNNIRSVRDEGICDPDHSGDSTLVAVRLENNHLDPQNISPSAFSCVRSSSSVVLRPQKTKRTR from the exons ATGAGGTGCTGGTTGGTGGCGGGCGGCTTGTGGCTCCTCGTGGTCGTGACCGTCTCCAGCGGTCAAACCGGGAACGGACCTCGCAACCAGGAAGGAGAAACCCCGCGGAAGAAGGGGAAGAGGGACGGACAAG GTCCTTTGCGGGCCAAAGCGGGGCGCTCCAGACCTCTGAAGATCAGACTGGTTCCTGGTCCCGGCCTGCCGGTGGAGCCCGGAGAGAACCAAGCCAAGCCTCGGGTCATGAAGCCCTACGAGAACCTACAAGAACAGCACTCCAGCTACAACATCATCCCAG GTAAGCAGGGCCACTGTGTGTTCCAGGGCCTGACCATGTTCCACCAGGCCGTCTGGGCCCCAAAGCCCTGTGTGACTTGCGTGTGCAGCGGAGGGCGGGTGGTCTGTGACGAGATCACctgtcccacaatgcactgccaCTTCCCCTTCACCCCCGCCGGGGAGTGCTGCCCCGTCTGCATGGAGTCAG ACCCTGACCTCAGCCTTGACCTTTCTGGTGACTCCCCAGTTCCAAACGACCCCAGCGACCACATGACCCCTCTGACCCAGGAGGAGATCCAGCGTATCCTCtggcgggaggaagaggagcaccgtgaggaggaggaacgcCTCAATAAAAAGGATGAggcaaggaagaagaggaggaagcagaggaaggagaaggcggagaaacaaagaaagatagtggaggggaagaggagggaggaggaggaggcactgaggctgcaggtggagaaggaagaggaggagtggagaaggcacatggaagaggaggagaggaggagacaggatGAGGAAGATAgtaggcggaaggaggcagcagagaaagaagcaagggaggaggaaaggaagctagaggaggagaggtggagacaTGAGGAGATGCTGAGGGAGGAACTACTGGgtctggtggaggaggaagaggagaagcaaGAAAAGGCAGAGGAGGTGTGGCTGAGAGGAGATGTGTTTGAAATGCCCCCAAAAGAACCCGAGGAACTTGAGCACCTCCCCGCCCCGATACCACAACCTCCTGCTGCAACCGAGGGCGAgctgaaggagatggaggaggcagaagaggaggagaaggtgggatTACACAACAGAGGAGGCCTCCCTCCAGGCTGCGACATCTCTGATGTCACTCTGACATGTGATCACGCCAAACTCACCTACTTCCCTCCTTTGTCCATACCTGAGCTCAAGTCCCTCAGTCTGGAGG gcaacaacatcagcagcatCCCTGCAGAAGCCTTCAACGGCATCCCGAACCTGGAGTGGATCAACCTTAAGAAAAACCAACTCACCTCCAACAGCATTGATGTCAAAGCCTTCAAA actTTGAAGATGCTAACGCGTCTGTACTTGGACGGGAACCTTCTGGAAGCCACGCCCACTGACCTTCCACCGaccctgcaggagctgaagaTCAGCGAGAACCGACTGAGAACAATCGATGAAAACAGCTTCCACG GTCTGAGCAGCCTGGTGATTCTGGAGTTGGAGGGGAACCTGCTGAGTGAGGGGCATGTCGACCCTCTGGCATTCGCCCCCCTGGTCCAGCTCTCGTTCCTGCGACTGGGCCGGAACCACTTCCGCACCGTACCACAAGGCCTCCCCGCTTCACTGCTG GAGCTTTACTTGGAGAACAACCTGATTGAGGAAATCTCAGAGGCTGCTTTCAATCAGACCCAAAGTCTGAATGTGGTTTCTTTGAGACACAACCGGCTGGATGAGAACCGGATCGCCCCGCTGGCCTGGATTAACCACAG aaATCTGGAGTCCATTGACCTTTCGCACAACGACATTTACCTGGTTCCATCATACCTGCCCAGATCTCTGGTCCACCTGGTGCTGGTGGGAAACAAGATAGAGAGAATACCCG GCTTCGTCTTCGCCCACATGGACCCCGGCATCGAGTACCTGTACCTCTCCTACAACAGACTCGACGGGGAGGGCATCGAGCCCGAGTCGTTCTTCGGCTCGTACCAATCCATGGTGGAGCTGTGTCTGGACCACAACCAGCTGGTCTCCATCCCGTCCGGCATCAACGAGATGACCAGCCTACACTTTCTCAGACTCAACGATAACAACATCCG GAGCGTCCGAGACGAAGGAATCTGCGACCCGGACCACAGCGGAGACTCCACCCTGGTGGCCGTGAGGCTGGAAAACAACCACCTGGACCCCCAGAACATCTCCCCCTCAGCCTTCTCCTGTGtacgctcctcctccagcgtggTCCTAAGGCCGCAGAAAACCAAGCGGACGCGCTAA
- the ecm2 gene encoding extracellular matrix protein 2 isoform X3 produces MRCWLVAGGLWLLVVVTVSSGQTGNGPRNQEGETPRKKGKRDGQGPLRAKAGRSRPLKIRLVPGPGLPVEPGENQAKPRVMKPYENLQEQHSSYNIIPVPNDPSDHMTPLTQEEIQRILWREEEEHREEEERLNKKDEARKKRRKQRKEKAEKQRKIVEGKRREEEEALRLQVEKEEEEWRRHMEEEERRRQDEEDSRRKEAAEKEAREEERKLEEERWRHEEMLREELLGLVEEEEEKQEKAEEVWLRGDVFEMPPKEPEELEHLPAPIPQPPAATEGELKEMEEAEEEEKVGLHNRGGLPPGCDISDVTLTCDHAKLTYFPPLSIPELKSLSLEGNNISSIPAEAFNGIPNLEWINLKKNQLTSNSIDVKAFKTLKMLTRLYLDGNLLEATPTDLPPTLQELKISENRLRTIDENSFHGLSSLVILELEGNLLSEGHVDPLAFAPLVQLSFLRLGRNHFRTVPQGLPASLLELYLENNLIEEISEAAFNQTQSLNVVSLRHNRLDENRIAPLAWINHRNLESIDLSHNDIYLVPSYLPRSLVHLVLVGNKIERIPGFVFAHMDPGIEYLYLSYNRLDGEGIEPESFFGSYQSMVELCLDHNQLVSIPSGINEMTSLHFLRLNDNNIRSVRDEGICDPDHSGDSTLVAVRLENNHLDPQNISPSAFSCVRSSSSVVLRPQKTKRTR; encoded by the exons ATGAGGTGCTGGTTGGTGGCGGGCGGCTTGTGGCTCCTCGTGGTCGTGACCGTCTCCAGCGGTCAAACCGGGAACGGACCTCGCAACCAGGAAGGAGAAACCCCGCGGAAGAAGGGGAAGAGGGACGGACAAG GTCCTTTGCGGGCCAAAGCGGGGCGCTCCAGACCTCTGAAGATCAGACTGGTTCCTGGTCCCGGCCTGCCGGTGGAGCCCGGAGAGAACCAAGCCAAGCCTCGGGTCATGAAGCCCTACGAGAACCTACAAGAACAGCACTCCAGCTACAACATCATCCCAG TTCCAAACGACCCCAGCGACCACATGACCCCTCTGACCCAGGAGGAGATCCAGCGTATCCTCtggcgggaggaagaggagcaccgtgaggaggaggaacgcCTCAATAAAAAGGATGAggcaaggaagaagaggaggaagcagaggaaggagaaggcggagaaacaaagaaagatagtggaggggaagaggagggaggaggaggaggcactgaggctgcaggtggagaaggaagaggaggagtggagaaggcacatggaagaggaggagaggaggagacaggatGAGGAAGATAgtaggcggaaggaggcagcagagaaagaagcaagggaggaggaaaggaagctagaggaggagaggtggagacaTGAGGAGATGCTGAGGGAGGAACTACTGGgtctggtggaggaggaagaggagaagcaaGAAAAGGCAGAGGAGGTGTGGCTGAGAGGAGATGTGTTTGAAATGCCCCCAAAAGAACCCGAGGAACTTGAGCACCTCCCCGCCCCGATACCACAACCTCCTGCTGCAACCGAGGGCGAgctgaaggagatggaggaggcagaagaggaggagaaggtgggatTACACAACAGAGGAGGCCTCCCTCCAGGCTGCGACATCTCTGATGTCACTCTGACATGTGATCACGCCAAACTCACCTACTTCCCTCCTTTGTCCATACCTGAGCTCAAGTCCCTCAGTCTGGAGG gcaacaacatcagcagcatCCCTGCAGAAGCCTTCAACGGCATCCCGAACCTGGAGTGGATCAACCTTAAGAAAAACCAACTCACCTCCAACAGCATTGATGTCAAAGCCTTCAAA actTTGAAGATGCTAACGCGTCTGTACTTGGACGGGAACCTTCTGGAAGCCACGCCCACTGACCTTCCACCGaccctgcaggagctgaagaTCAGCGAGAACCGACTGAGAACAATCGATGAAAACAGCTTCCACG GTCTGAGCAGCCTGGTGATTCTGGAGTTGGAGGGGAACCTGCTGAGTGAGGGGCATGTCGACCCTCTGGCATTCGCCCCCCTGGTCCAGCTCTCGTTCCTGCGACTGGGCCGGAACCACTTCCGCACCGTACCACAAGGCCTCCCCGCTTCACTGCTG GAGCTTTACTTGGAGAACAACCTGATTGAGGAAATCTCAGAGGCTGCTTTCAATCAGACCCAAAGTCTGAATGTGGTTTCTTTGAGACACAACCGGCTGGATGAGAACCGGATCGCCCCGCTGGCCTGGATTAACCACAG aaATCTGGAGTCCATTGACCTTTCGCACAACGACATTTACCTGGTTCCATCATACCTGCCCAGATCTCTGGTCCACCTGGTGCTGGTGGGAAACAAGATAGAGAGAATACCCG GCTTCGTCTTCGCCCACATGGACCCCGGCATCGAGTACCTGTACCTCTCCTACAACAGACTCGACGGGGAGGGCATCGAGCCCGAGTCGTTCTTCGGCTCGTACCAATCCATGGTGGAGCTGTGTCTGGACCACAACCAGCTGGTCTCCATCCCGTCCGGCATCAACGAGATGACCAGCCTACACTTTCTCAGACTCAACGATAACAACATCCG GAGCGTCCGAGACGAAGGAATCTGCGACCCGGACCACAGCGGAGACTCCACCCTGGTGGCCGTGAGGCTGGAAAACAACCACCTGGACCCCCAGAACATCTCCCCCTCAGCCTTCTCCTGTGtacgctcctcctccagcgtggTCCTAAGGCCGCAGAAAACCAAGCGGACGCGCTAA
- the ecm2 gene encoding extracellular matrix protein 2 isoform X2, which yields MRCWLVAGGLWLLVVVTVSSGQTGNGPRNQEGETPRKKGKRDGQGPLRAKAGRSRPLKIRLVPGPGLPVEPGENQAKPRVMKPYENLQEQHSSYNIIPDPDLSLDLSGDSPVPNDPSDHMTPLTQEEIQRILWREEEEHREEEERLNKKDEARKKRRKQRKEKAEKQRKIVEGKRREEEEALRLQVEKEEEEWRRHMEEEERRRQDEEDSRRKEAAEKEAREEERKLEEERWRHEEMLREELLGLVEEEEEKQEKAEEVWLRGDVFEMPPKEPEELEHLPAPIPQPPAATEGELKEMEEAEEEEKVGLHNRGGLPPGCDISDVTLTCDHAKLTYFPPLSIPELKSLSLEGNNISSIPAEAFNGIPNLEWINLKKNQLTSNSIDVKAFKTLKMLTRLYLDGNLLEATPTDLPPTLQELKISENRLRTIDENSFHGLSSLVILELEGNLLSEGHVDPLAFAPLVQLSFLRLGRNHFRTVPQGLPASLLELYLENNLIEEISEAAFNQTQSLNVVSLRHNRLDENRIAPLAWINHRNLESIDLSHNDIYLVPSYLPRSLVHLVLVGNKIERIPGFVFAHMDPGIEYLYLSYNRLDGEGIEPESFFGSYQSMVELCLDHNQLVSIPSGINEMTSLHFLRLNDNNIRSVRDEGICDPDHSGDSTLVAVRLENNHLDPQNISPSAFSCVRSSSSVVLRPQKTKRTR from the exons ATGAGGTGCTGGTTGGTGGCGGGCGGCTTGTGGCTCCTCGTGGTCGTGACCGTCTCCAGCGGTCAAACCGGGAACGGACCTCGCAACCAGGAAGGAGAAACCCCGCGGAAGAAGGGGAAGAGGGACGGACAAG GTCCTTTGCGGGCCAAAGCGGGGCGCTCCAGACCTCTGAAGATCAGACTGGTTCCTGGTCCCGGCCTGCCGGTGGAGCCCGGAGAGAACCAAGCCAAGCCTCGGGTCATGAAGCCCTACGAGAACCTACAAGAACAGCACTCCAGCTACAACATCATCCCAG ACCCTGACCTCAGCCTTGACCTTTCTGGTGACTCCCCAGTTCCAAACGACCCCAGCGACCACATGACCCCTCTGACCCAGGAGGAGATCCAGCGTATCCTCtggcgggaggaagaggagcaccgtgaggaggaggaacgcCTCAATAAAAAGGATGAggcaaggaagaagaggaggaagcagaggaaggagaaggcggagaaacaaagaaagatagtggaggggaagaggagggaggaggaggaggcactgaggctgcaggtggagaaggaagaggaggagtggagaaggcacatggaagaggaggagaggaggagacaggatGAGGAAGATAgtaggcggaaggaggcagcagagaaagaagcaagggaggaggaaaggaagctagaggaggagaggtggagacaTGAGGAGATGCTGAGGGAGGAACTACTGGgtctggtggaggaggaagaggagaagcaaGAAAAGGCAGAGGAGGTGTGGCTGAGAGGAGATGTGTTTGAAATGCCCCCAAAAGAACCCGAGGAACTTGAGCACCTCCCCGCCCCGATACCACAACCTCCTGCTGCAACCGAGGGCGAgctgaaggagatggaggaggcagaagaggaggagaaggtgggatTACACAACAGAGGAGGCCTCCCTCCAGGCTGCGACATCTCTGATGTCACTCTGACATGTGATCACGCCAAACTCACCTACTTCCCTCCTTTGTCCATACCTGAGCTCAAGTCCCTCAGTCTGGAGG gcaacaacatcagcagcatCCCTGCAGAAGCCTTCAACGGCATCCCGAACCTGGAGTGGATCAACCTTAAGAAAAACCAACTCACCTCCAACAGCATTGATGTCAAAGCCTTCAAA actTTGAAGATGCTAACGCGTCTGTACTTGGACGGGAACCTTCTGGAAGCCACGCCCACTGACCTTCCACCGaccctgcaggagctgaagaTCAGCGAGAACCGACTGAGAACAATCGATGAAAACAGCTTCCACG GTCTGAGCAGCCTGGTGATTCTGGAGTTGGAGGGGAACCTGCTGAGTGAGGGGCATGTCGACCCTCTGGCATTCGCCCCCCTGGTCCAGCTCTCGTTCCTGCGACTGGGCCGGAACCACTTCCGCACCGTACCACAAGGCCTCCCCGCTTCACTGCTG GAGCTTTACTTGGAGAACAACCTGATTGAGGAAATCTCAGAGGCTGCTTTCAATCAGACCCAAAGTCTGAATGTGGTTTCTTTGAGACACAACCGGCTGGATGAGAACCGGATCGCCCCGCTGGCCTGGATTAACCACAG aaATCTGGAGTCCATTGACCTTTCGCACAACGACATTTACCTGGTTCCATCATACCTGCCCAGATCTCTGGTCCACCTGGTGCTGGTGGGAAACAAGATAGAGAGAATACCCG GCTTCGTCTTCGCCCACATGGACCCCGGCATCGAGTACCTGTACCTCTCCTACAACAGACTCGACGGGGAGGGCATCGAGCCCGAGTCGTTCTTCGGCTCGTACCAATCCATGGTGGAGCTGTGTCTGGACCACAACCAGCTGGTCTCCATCCCGTCCGGCATCAACGAGATGACCAGCCTACACTTTCTCAGACTCAACGATAACAACATCCG GAGCGTCCGAGACGAAGGAATCTGCGACCCGGACCACAGCGGAGACTCCACCCTGGTGGCCGTGAGGCTGGAAAACAACCACCTGGACCCCCAGAACATCTCCCCCTCAGCCTTCTCCTGTGtacgctcctcctccagcgtggTCCTAAGGCCGCAGAAAACCAAGCGGACGCGCTAA